One window of Cervus elaphus chromosome 2, mCerEla1.1, whole genome shotgun sequence genomic DNA carries:
- the SART1 gene encoding U4/U6.U5 tri-snRNP-associated protein 1, translated as MGSSKKHRGEKEAAGTTAAASTGGATEQPPRHREHKKHKHRSGGGGGSGGERRKRSRERGSERGSGRRGAETEARSSTHGRERSQTEPSERRVKREKRDDGYEAAASSKTSSGDASSLSIEETNKLRAKLGLKPLEVNAVKKEAGTKEEPVTADVINPMALRQREELREKLAAAKEKRILNQKLGKIKTLGEDDPWLDDTAAWIERSRQLQKEKDLAEKRAKLLEEMDQEFGVSTLVEEEFEQRRQDLYSARDLQGLTVEHAIDSFREGETVILTLKDKGVLQEEEDVLVNVNLLDKERAEKNVELRKKKPDYLPYVEDESVDDLAQHKPRSILSKYDEELEGERPQSFRLEQGGVADGLRERELEEIRAKLRLQAQSLSTVGPRLASEYLTPEEMVTFKKTKRRVKKIRKKEKEVIMRADDLLPLGDQTQDGDFGSRLRGRGRRRVPEVDEEPQEEGEKEPVPQPPPSDDTRVENMDISDEEEGAAPRSGSPEVLEEDEAELELQKQLEKGRRLRQLQQLRDSGEKVVEIVKRLESRQRGWEEEDPERKGAIVFNATSEFCRTLGEIPTYGLAGNREDQEELMDFERDEERSANGGSESDGEENMGWSTVNLDEEKQQQDFSASSTTILDEEPIVNRGLAAALLLCQNKGLLETTVQKVARVKAPNKSLPSAVYCIEDKMAIDDKYSRREEYRGFTQDFKEKDGYKPDVKIEYVDETGRKLTPKEAFRQLSHRFHGKGSGKMKTERRMKKLDEEALLKKMSSSDTPLGTVALLQEKQKAQKTPYIVLSGSGKSMNANTITK; from the exons ATGGGATCGTCAAAGAAGCACCGCGGGGAAAAGGAGGCGGCAGGAACCACAGCAGCGGCCAGCACTGGGGGCGCTACCGAACAGCCGCCGAGGCACCGGGAGCACAAAAAACACAAGCAtcggagcggcggcggcggcggcagcggcggcgaaCGACGGAAGCGAAGCCGAGAGCGTGGGAGCGAGCGCGGGAGCGGGCGGCGCGGGGCCGAAACTGAGGCCCGCAGCAGCACGCACGGGCGGGAGCGCAGCCAGACAGAGCCGTCCGAGCGGCGCGTGAAACGGGAGAAGCGGGATGATGGCTACGAGGCCG CCGCCAGCTCCAAAACTAGCTCAGGCGATGCCTCGTCACTCAGCATCGAGGAGACCAA TAAACTCCGGGCAAAGTTGGGGCTGAAACCCTTGGAGGTCAATGCCGTCAAGAAGG AGGCGGGCACCAAGGAGGAGCCCGTGACCGCCGATGTCATCAACCCCATGGCCTTGCGACAGCGTGAGGAGCTACGAGAGAAGCTGGCGGCTGCCAAAGAAAAGCGAATCCTGAACCAAAAACTGGG GAAGATTAAGACCCTGGGGGAGGATGATCCCTGGCTGGATGACACCGCGGCCTGGATTGAGAGGAGCCGGCAGCTTCAAAAGGAGAAGGACTTGGCAGAGAAGAGG GCCAAGCTGCTGGAGGAGATGGACCAGGAGTTTGGTGTCAGCACCCTGGTGGAGGAGGAGTTCGAGCAGAGGCGGCAG GACCTGTACAGTGCCCGGGACCTGCAGGGCCTCACCGTGGAGCATGCCATCGACTCCTTCCGCGAGGGGGAGACGGTGATCCTCACCCTCAAGGACAAAG GAGtgctgcaggaggaggaggatgtgcTGGTGAATGTGAACCTGCTGGACAAGGAGCGGGCGGAGAAAAACGTGGAGCTGCGCAAGAAGAAGCCCGACTACCTGCCGTACGTGGAGGACGAGAGCGTGGACGACTTGGCCCAG CATAAACCTCGCTCTATCCTGTCCAAGTACGATGAGGAACTTGAAGGCGAGCGGCCGCAGTCCTTCCGACTGGAGCAGGGTGGTGTGGCTGACGGCCTCCGGGAGCGCGAGCTAGAGGAGATCCGTGCCAAGCTGCGGCTGCAGGCCCAGTCTCTGAGCACAGTCGGACCCCGGCTTGCCTCCGAGTACCTCACGCCAGAGGAGATG GTGACCTTTAAAAAGACCAAGCGGAGGGTAAAGAAGATCcgcaagaaggagaaggaggtgatcATGCGGGCCGATGACCTGCTGCCGCTTGGGGACCAGACTCAGGATGGGGACTTCGGTTCCAG ACtgcggggccgggggcggcgcCGGGTGCCTGAGGTGGACGAGGAGccccaggaggagggggagaaggagccTGTGCCTCAGCCCCCGCCGTCAGATGACACCCGCGTGGAGAACATGGACATCAGTGATGAGG AGGAGGGCGCCGCGCCGCGCTCTGGGTCCCCAGAGGTGCTAGAGGAGGACGAGGCTGAGCTGGAGCTGCAGAAGCAGCTGGAGAAGGGGCGCCGCCTGCGGCAGCTGCAGCAGCTACGGGACAGCGGCGAGAAG GTGGTGGAGATTGTCAAAAGGCTGGAGTCTCGGCAgcggggctgggaggaggaggacccGGAGCGGAAGGGGGCCATCGTGTTCAACGCCACGTCCGAGTTCTGCCGCACTCTAGGGGAGATCCCCACCTACGGGCTGGCTGGCAACCGGGAGGACCAGGAAGAGCTGATG GACTTTGAACGGGACGAGGAGCGCTCGGCCAATGGCGGCTCCGAGTCCGACGGGGAGGAGAACATGGGCTGGAGCACCGTCAACCTGGACgaggagaagcagcagcaagAT TTCTCTGCCTCCTCCACCACCATCCTGGACGAGGAGCCCATCGTGAATAGAGGGCTGGCGGCCGCCCTGCTCCTGTGTCAGAACAAAG GGCTGCTGGAGACAACGGTGCAGAAGGTGGCCCGGGTGAAGGCGCCCAACAAGTCCCTGCCGTCGGCCGTGTACTGCATCGAGGACAAGAT GGCCATCGATGACAAGTACAGCCGGCGGGAGGAGTACCGCGGCTTCACCCAGGACTTCAAGGAGAAAGACGGCTACAAACCTGACGTGAAGATCGAGTACGTGGACGAGACGGGCCGGAAGCTCACACCCAAGGAG
- the LOC122704627 gene encoding testis-specific protein 10-interacting protein gives MGQDTNMLNAHQQLVRTSSGRPGQDARQQAPGTATGLLKLLSSTHHTEQRSLGSSDGVIHTQKQRSRSAGQTPKKDRRLRGRNKKGQSSAEAEDLVPSLPRKPSFPFQWAWESFTTDGRVLHQPSSVSAPGHQALPLPPAVHHHKSRHKSTAALREAHGFCWKTDGPNLERRQQLRSSSCTSIPPGRGTSQELEPPGEAGLQSPRKSSRSGSEPEESEPEDPGAEEAERGLIPGELPQLPRRGLILEEEQFSEATEEAEDGELQAPPRRRTSSRRKGRNSGEEAWDESEVRCLGSVSSSTNLRGPQRRKPRAKELEGPWDLEKLQRQLQQELDCGPEKQPWKSLRAAVQASNWSKKAHTLGDDETFLFANFPTRTFHKRQEATRNLLRAWERQQQEERQQAEVRRAREQRVQHQVARCLAAYAPRGSRGPGAAQRKLEELRRQERQRFVEYQAELQGIQHRVQARPYLFQQAMQANARLNVTRRFSQVLSALGLDEEQLLAEAGKGDMEGTPRKHRSHRSVGARMEPSSQSPPKMEPTGSQAGQHFAPNPDQELNL, from the exons atggggcaaGACACCAATATGCTAAACGCCCACCAACAGTTGGTCAGGACTTCTTCCGGGAGACCTGGGCAAGACGCACGGCAGCAGGCTCCGGGGACGGCCACAGGTCTGCTCAAGCTCCTCTCAAGCACCCACCACACTGAGCAG AGGAGTCTTGGGAGCAGTGATGGTGTTATCCACACCCAGAAGCAGAGGTCTCGGAGTGCGGGGCAGACACCAAAGAAGGACCGGAGGCTCAGAGGCCGGAACAAGAAAGGGCAAAGCTCTGCGGAAGCTGAGGA TCTCGTCCCCTCTCTTCCTCGGAAACCCTCCTTCCCCTTCCAGTGGGCCTGGGAGAGCTTCACCACAGATGGCCGGGTCCTGCATCAGCCGAGCTCCGTCTCGGCCCCTGGCCACCAGGCCCTGCCCTTGCCCCCGGCGGTCCATCACCACAAGTCCCGGCACAAGTCCACGGCCGCCCTCCGGGAGGCCCACGGCTTCTGCTGGAAGACAGACGGGCCGAACCTGGAGAGGAGACAGCAGCTCAGGTCCAGCAGCTGCACCTCCATCCCTCCGGGCAGGGGGACGAGCCAGGAGCTGGAGCCGCCCGGGGAGGCAGGCCTGCAGTCGCCCAGGAAGTCCTCAAGGTCCGGGTCGGAGCCCGAGGAGTCTGAGCCAGAAGACCCGGGGGCCGAGGAGGCCGAGAGGGGTCTGATTCCAGGGGAACTGCCCCAGCTCCCCAGGAGGGGGTTGATCTTGGAGGAGGAACAGTTTTCAGAGGCCACAGAGGAGGCCGAGGACGGGGAACTCCAGGCCCCCCCGAGAAGGAGAACCAGTTCTCGAAGAAAGGGGCGGAATTCTGGTGAGGAGGCCTGGGATGAGAGTGAAGTGCGGTGCCTGGGGAGCGTTTCCAGCTCCACCAACCTCCGAGGACCACAGAGGAGGAAGCCAAGGGCCAAGGAGCTGGAAGGGCCGTGGGACCTGGAGAAGCTGCAGAGGCAGCTGCAACAGGAGTTGGACTGTG GCCCGGAGAAACAACCTTGGAAGTCTTTGCGGGCTGCTGTTCAGGCCTCCAACTGGAGCAAGAAGGCCCACACCTTGGGAGATGATGAGACTTTTCTGTTTGCAAACTTCCCTACCCGCACCTTCCACAAACGACAGGAGGCTACCAG AAACCTGCTGCGGGCCTGGGAGCGGCAGCAGCAGGAAGAGCGGCAGCAGGCCGAGGTGCGGCGGGCCCGGGAGCAGCGAGTACAGCATCAGGTGGCTCGTTGCCTGGCAGCCTACGCGCCCAGAGGGAGCCGGGGGCCGGGGGCTGCCCAGCGCAAGCTGGAGGAGTTGAG GCGCCAGGAGCGACAGCGCTTTGTTGAGTACCAGGCAGAGCTGCAAGGCATCCAGCACCGGGTGCAGGCCCGGCCCTACCTGTTCCAGCAGGCCATGCAG GCCAACGCCCGGCTCAACGTGACCCGCCGCTTCTCCCAGGTGCTGTCGGCGCTGGGACTGGATGAGGAGCAGCTGCTGGCCGAGGCGGGCAAAGGGGACATGGAGGGCACCCCCAGGAAGCACAG GAGCCACAGGTCAGTGGGGGCGAGAATGGAGCCCTCATCTCAGAGCCCCCCAAAGATGGAACCCACTGGCAGCCAGGCTGGCCAGCACTTCGCCCCAAATCCAGACCAAGAGTTGAATCTctga